A stretch of Ascochyta rabiei chromosome 6, complete sequence DNA encodes these proteins:
- a CDS encoding Tyrosinase codes for MPTATNPPSRSPSPAPAPPVAEAPGPRAQGLINVFNQASKATLDKCSSKNFASCFPTAAQYAPETLEGLRSQIVDQLDRTWKVNFEEILKKRNVVKLVNELEQCIEDAKLRKKRAEASANGGPVGAPVPPHTLTPSEIHLAHLMPFLEKQATDMNTRLAETQASNNELLATVTAQRAEIEALVRGLESVVNDLETSAQMMAQDDVQDLSTEIRDIEMGMRT; via the exons ATGCCCACCGCCACGAACCCACCTTCTCGTTCACCCTCCCCTGCGCCCGCGCCACCTGTTGCCGAGGCTCCTGGCCCGCGCGCTCAAGGCCTCATCAACGTCTTCAATCAGGCCTCCAAAGCCACGCTCGATAAATGCTCCTCCAAAAACTTCGCATCCTGCTTCCCTACCGCCGCGCAATACGCGCCTGAAACGCTCGAAGGGCTGCGCAGCCAGATCGTAGACCAGCTGGACCGCACATGGAAGGTCAACTTTGAGGAAATCCTGAAGAAGAGGAACGTGGTCAAGCTGGTCAACGAATTGGAGCAGTGCATCGAAGATGCAAAGCTCAGGAAGAAGCGCGCAGAGGCCAGCGCGAATGGAGGGCCTGTTGGGGCGCCTGTACC CCCGCACACGCTCACGCCGTCTGAAATCCACTTGGCGCATCTGATGCCTTTCCTCGAGAAGCAAGCGACAGACATGAATACCAGACTCGCCGAAACACAGGCGTCGAACAACGAACTGCTCGCGACTGTGACTGCACAACGCGCAGAAATCGAGGCGCTTGTCAGAGGCTTGGAGAGCGTCGTCAACGATCTGGAGACCAGTGCGCAGATGATGGCGCAGGACGATGTTCAGGACTTGAGCACTGAGATCAGAGATATTGAGATGGGCATGAGGACATGA
- a CDS encoding Pre-rRNA-processing protein ipi3: MLTEQFVAAISGSTKPNTGVTKDQGIFLHEYQPLAAQRHVFKKSATAQNGIAVSSTHIFAAQTEKAIVHVYSREKGNQEAIVPFPERIHSIALAAQDTVLLLGAESGRVLAWEICSGRLVSTSTSHLQPVTSMVVDPSSTFFLSGSADAMIHVWALSSILSFSPDTSRSPVHTLSTHRGPISSIVCGHSSSTANIAVSISGDKSAIVWDYHSGQALRTYLLPETPTAVTLDPADRACFVAYADGSLQTIDFYDDIQKTTSTDVLRDASSSHRPLQPSPKTRFNADSQKLGGALSISLSWDGTTLVSGHTSGKVAAWDIAKSNYLSTLTNLPGPVSNLVFLRPTGFSTTTEPSFKVQTIVKPKQDAGLTGSSSGLVPSNYNLSMQFTGRVNSPVVSATERPATKTSAFAEALTHPSFPASMLEESLAELESWVAPSKGSNAPVASVPAPSHNVEEDSPSVSNGASQAEVQELKKQLASLQRIQKVTFSQLSELREEKEYFVNKEKKRAERTKTKNKAGPRKSDNDVEMSDGGDDNASDMEA; the protein is encoded by the exons ATGCTTACCGAACAGTTTGTGGCCGCCATATCTGGCTCCACGAAGCCGAACACAGGCGTCACCAAGGACCAGGGCATCTTCCTACACGAATATCAACCCTTGGCGGCCCAACGACATGTCTTCAAGAAGAGCGCGACGGCTCAGAACGGCATTGCTGTGAGCAGTACACACATCTTCGCCGCGCAAACCGAAAAGGCGATCGTGCACGTGTACAGTCGAGAGAAGGGCAACCAGGAAGCCATCGTGCCGTTTCCGGAGAGGATACACAGCATTGCGCTCGCGGCGCAAGACACAGTACTGCTGCTGGGAGCTGAAAGCGGGAGGGTGCTGGCTTGGGAG ATCTGCTCAGGTCGCCTCGTCTCCACATCCACTTCTCACCTCCAGCCCGTGACGTCCATGGTTGTCGATCCCTCGTCGACCTTCTTCCTCTCTGGCTCTGCAGATGCTATGATTCACGTATGGGCACTGTCTTCGATCCTCTCGTTCTCGCCCGATACCTCTCGTTCGCCCGTGCACACTCTGTCTACGCACCGCGGACCCATCTCCTCCATCGTGTGTGGCCACAGCTCCAGCACCGCCAACATTGCAGTATCGATCTCGGGAGACAAGTCGGCAATTGTATGGGACTACCACAGCGGGCAGGCGCTTCGCACATATCTCCTGCCAGAGACACCTACAGCTGTGACGCTTGACCCCGCCGACCGAGCATGCTTCGTTGCGTACGCCGATGGCAGTCTACAGACCATAGACTTCTACGATGACATCCAGAAGACCACATCGACCGACGTCTTGCGCGATGCTTCATCTTCACACCGACCTCTACAGCCGTCACCAAAGACCAGGTTCAATGCTGATTCGCAGAAACTGGGAGGGGCTCTCAGCATCAGTCTGAGCTGGGATGGGACAACCCTTGTTTCTGGCCACACCAGCGGCAAGGTTGCTGCCTGGGACATTGCGAAGAGCAACTACCTCTCCACCTTGACCAATCTGCCAGGACCTGTATCCAACCTGGTGTTCTTGCGACCTACGGGCTTCTCAACGACCACCGAGCCCAGCTTCAAGGTCCAGACAATCGTCAAGCCCAAACAAGATGCTGGGCTGacaggcagcagcagcggcttGGTCCCGTCAAACTACAACCTGAGCATGCAGTTCACTGGTAGAGTGAACAGTCCGGTCGTTTCAGCTACAGAAAGGCCAGCCACAAAGACAAGCGCATTCGCAGAGGCTCTCACGCACCCCAGTTTTCCCGCCAGTATGCTCGAAGAAAGTCTTGCGGAGCTGGAGTCTTGGGTCGCACCATCCAAGGGTAGCAACGCCCCTGTAGCCAGCGTCCCAGCACCGAGCCACAACGTCGAGGAGGATTCACCAAGCGTATCTAATGGCGCCTCCCAAGCAGAAGTACAGGAGTTGAAGAAGCAGCTCGCCAGCTTGCAGCGTATCCAGAAGGTCACGTTTTCGCAGTTGTCGGAGTTGCGCGAAGAGAAAGAATACTTTGTgaataaagagaagaaaagagCCGAACGCACAAAGACGAAGAACAAAGCGGGTCCCCGTAAGAGTGACAACGATGTGGAAATGAGCGACGGCGGCGACGACAATGCTTCTGACATGGAGGCGTAG
- a CDS encoding Ubiquitinyl hydrolase 1, with translation MTGGFHPHGLGLGHGHGHGHGHGQGHVQHGGHYGVHAQSAYGSAVHSGLTFGRPLPIRAPVLPPAFNHQHTGQHQHQHTGQHQHQHQHQHQHGRTSTFSMADPAFMTAEEEHAYMQKLSSEYEPEATGPLVGERQSSAAITTQYANADPVYRIKTAALPGKYAYFRTCRGDGHCGWRAIAFTYFEALLRVGSAERIDDEEARLNSMGNLLEHIGYSRDIWIDFADEAFELLRKLATSVHAMDGGAADILLHSFNDMGISMAIITYFKASPLLASAWVQSHADDFRHFVPMGDVKAYCANNIEPAQCEADNIGVAALADALVKPAGFGLEVWYLDRSPGEEINRSYYAEPSDPIHAPMLRLLYRPGHYDILYKAEDVPSPIHHQTVVPQPPLQVNFTNFADEFLPQASNFGDVMSMLPGMGRPGLGGWASLSYDCNPSSASQPQVTPVQPFPSASMSAPPITSSLDFVTPIPSSQANQYNAPRHHSIQLDQPPITLPMHPAPPPAPPVSIERSAPLAVERGGPFRPSMYELEPNFGFSSQAQPFQTSIFRNSHYNTAHFMNPEFQPEEWCPDGEYATGNRGRHKHPS, from the exons ATGACGGGCGGCTTCCACCCACATGGTCTTGGTCTTGGCCACGGTCACGGTCACGGTCACGGTCACGGTCAAGGCCACGTCCAGCACGGCGGCCACTATGGAGTTCACGCACAGAGCGCCTATGGGAGCGCGGTCCACTCGGGCTTGACGTTCGGTCGGCCGCTACCAATCCGCGCCCCGGTCCTCCCTCCCGCCTTTAACCACCAACACACtggccagcaccagcaccaacacactggccagcaccagcaccagcaccagcaccagcaccagcacggCCGCACCTCCACGTTCAGCATGGCGGACCCCGCGTTCATGACCGCCGAAGAGGAGCATGCCTACATGCAGAAGCTGTCGAGCGAATATGAGCCCGAGGCCACT GGTCCGCTGGTCGGCGAGCGCCAGAGCAGCGCTGCCATCACCACACAGTATGCCAACGCCGATCCTGTCTACAGAATCAAGACGGCCGCCCTGCCCGGCAAGTATGCCTACTTCCGCACCTGTCGCGGCGACGGCCACTGCGGATGGCGAG CCATTGCCTTTACCTACTTTGAGGCTTTGCTGCGCGTGGGGAGCGCTGAGAGAATCGACGACGAAGAGGCTCGTCTGAACTCCATGGGCAACCTGCTCGAGCACATTGGCTACTCGCGCGACATCTGGATCGACTTTGCTGATGAGGCCTTTGAGCTGCTGCGCAAGCTGGCCACCTCTGTGCATGCCATGGATGGCGGTGCTGCCGACATCCTGCTCCACTCCTTCAACGACATGGGCATCTCCATGGCCATCATCACCTACTTCAAGGCAAGTCCG CTCCTGGCCAGCGCCTGGGTCCAGTCCCATGCAGATGACTTTAGACACTTCGTCCCCATGGGCGATGTCAAGGCTTACTGCGCCAACAACATCGAGCCAGCGCAGTGCGAGGCCGACAACATTGGCGTGGCTGCGCTTGCAGACGCCCTCGTCAAGCCTGCTGGCTTCGGTCTCGAGGTCTGGTATCTTGACCGCTCCCCCGGCGAGGAGATCAACCGCAGCTACTACGCAGAACCCTCGGATCCCATCCATGCTCCCATGCTGAGGCTGCTCTACAGGCC TGGCCACTACGACATCCTCTACAAGGCCGAGGATGTCCCTTCGCCAATCCACCACCAGACTGTTGTGCCGCAACCCCCACTTCAAGTCAACTTTACCAACTTCGCAGACGAGTTCTTGCCCCAGGCCTCCAACTTCGGCGACGTCATGAGCATGCTTCCAGGTATGGGCCGCCCAGGCCTCGGAGGCTGGGCTTCACTCTCGTATGACTGCAACCCGAGTTCCGCCTCGCAGCCTCAAGTCACACCCGTTCAACCCTTCCCAAGCGCCTCCATGTCTGCACCTCCTATCACGAGCTCCCTGGACTTTGTTACACCGATCCCCAGCAGTCAAGCAAACCAGTACAATGCACCGCGTCACCACAGCATCCAGCTCGACCAGCCGCCAATCACGCTCCCGATGCACCCTGCACCGCCGCCCGCACCTCCTGTCAGTATTGAGAGAAGTGCACCCCTTGCTGTGGAAAGAGGCGGACCTTTCAGGCCATCCATGTACGAGTTGGAGCCAAATTTTGGCTTTTCAAGTCAAGCGCAACCTTTTCAGACCTCGATATTTCGCAA CTCGCATTACAACACGGCGCATTTTATGAATCCAGAATTCCAACCTGAGGAGTGGTGCCCGGACGGAGAATATGCGACCGGCAATAGAGGTCGCCACAAGCATCCATCCTAG
- a CDS encoding Rho GTPase, giving the protein MPMCGGTKSVQRKLVLLGDGACGKTSLLNVFTRGYFPTVYEPTVFENYVHDIYIDNTHVELSLWDTAGQEEFDRLRSLSYDDTHAIMLCFSVDSPDSLENVETKWVGEIAENCPNVKLVLVALKCDLRKREDDDAEGAEPEKPCIDYEEGLRVAEKIKALRYLECSAMKNRGVNEAFTEAARVALQVKNSKDKSGGCTVM; this is encoded by the exons ATGCCCATGTGCGGTGGAACAAAGTCGGTGCAGCGCAAGCTGGTCCTTCT CGGCGACGGCGCATGCGGAAAGACATCGTTGCTGAACGTCTTCACAAGAGG ATACTTCCCAACGGTCTA CGAGCCTACAGTGTTTG AAAACTATGTACACG ACATCTACATTGACAACACCCATGTCGAGCTCAGCTTGTGGGACACTGCCGGGCAAGAGGAATTCGACAGGCTACGATCTCTCAGCTACGACGACACGCACGCCATCATGCTGTGCTTCTCTGTCGACTCACCAGACTCGCTCGAGAACGTAGAAACCAAGTGGGTTGGCGAGATCGCCGAAAACTGCCCCAACGTCAAGCTCGTCCTGGTCGCGTTGAAGTGCGATCTTCGAAAGCGGGAAGACGACGATGCCGAGGGTGCAGAGCCAGAGAAGCCATGCATCGACTACGAAGAGGGTCTCCGAGTGGCAGAGAAGATAAAGGCCCTGCGATACCTTG AGTGCTCCGCCATGAAGAACCGAGGCGTCAACGAAGCCTTCACAGAGGCTGCCCGTGTTGCTCTGCAGGTGAAGAACAGCAAGGACAAGAGCGGCGGCTGTACGGTCATGTGA
- a CDS encoding 60S ribosomal protein L21A, producing MGHAAGLRAGTRYAFSRDFKKKGMIPLSTYLKQYKVGDIVDVVANGAVQKGMPYKVYHGKTGIVYNVTKSAVGVILQKQVGNRYMEKRINVRIEHVRHSRSREDFLKRVKLNFAKQQKAKETGEKQQMKRLPAQPRDARTISLKDNKPENITPVPYETTI from the exons ATGGGTCACGCAGCCGGTCTCCGCGCGGGTACGCGCTATGC CTTCTCCAGGGATTTCAAGAAGAAGGGAATGATCCCTCTCTCGACCTACCTCAAGCAGTACAAGGTCGGTGACATTGTCGATGTTGTTGCCAACG GTGCTGTCCAGAAGGGTATGCCCTACAAGGTCTACCACGGCAAGACTGGCATCGTCTACAACGTGACCAAGTCGGCCGTCGGAGTCATCCTCCAGAAGCAGGTCGGCAACCGATACATGGAGAAGCGCATCAACGTCCGCATCGAACACGTCCGCCACTCCCGCTCGCGTGAGGACTTCCTCAAGCGCGTCAAGCTCAACTTCGCCAAGCAGCAGAAGGCCAAGGAGACTGGCGAGAAGCAGCAGATGAAGCGCCTGCCCGCACAGCCCCGCGATGCCAGGACCATCAGCCTGAAGGACAACAAGCCGGAGAACATTACACCGGTACCTTACGAGACAACGATCTAA
- a CDS encoding ribosomal 40S subunit protein S9B codes for MAPRSYSKTYSVPRRPFESARLDTELKLVGEYGLRNKREVWRVQLTLSKIRRAARSLLTLDEKDPKRLFEGNALIRRLVRVGVLDESRMKLDYVLALKIEDFLERRLQTCVYKLGLAKSIHHARVLIRQRHIRVGKQIVNVPSFVVRLDSQKHIDFALTSPFGGGRPGRVRRKKAAAANKGGDDDAAEDDEE; via the exons atgGCGCCCCGTTCCTACTCGAAGACGTACAGCGTCCCCCGTCGTCCTTTCGAGTCCGCTCGTCT GGACACTGAGCTCAAGCTCGTCGGCGAGTATGGTCTGCGCAACAAGCGCGAGGTGTGGCGTGTCCAGCTCACCCTCTCCAAGATCCGTCGTGCTGCCCG TTCGCTCCTGACCCTCGACGAGAAGGACCCCAAGCGCCTTTTCGAGGGTAACGCTCTCATTCGCCGTCTCGTTCGTGTCGGTGTCCTCGACGAGTCCCGCATGAAGCTCGATTACGTCCTGGCCCTCAAGATCGAGGACTTCTTGGAGCGCCGTCTCCAGACCTGCGTCTACAAGCTCGGTCTTGCCAAGTCCATCCACCACGCTCGTGTCCTGATCCGCCAGCGCCACATCCG TGTTGGCAAGCAGATCGTCAACGTTCCCTCGTTCGTTGTCCGTCTCGACTCCCAGAAGCACATTGACTTCGCGCTCACCTCGCCCTTTGGTGGAGGCCGCCCCGGTCGTGTCAGGAGGAAGAAGGCCGCCGCTGCCAACAAGGGTGGTGACGACGATGCCGCtgaggacgacgaggagtAA